A stretch of Synechococcus sp. MIT S9220 DNA encodes these proteins:
- a CDS encoding DUF2079 domain-containing protein: protein MKGNSQSLKLPNQLWLISLLIGLLGWSCSATRHWLLQSNAYDLGLFDQWAWLVSKGLPPVSTMEGVHLLADHAAWWLYLSGALYAIQPSLDWLLASQALALSFTAIPIWMLAAQARLPRKLCWLACLLWWLQPVVFNCNLFDFHPEVWGMPVLALALWAERAGRPILWITLLLSLLGFRDGLLLIIAGMAIEQAWRRRWRWSTAATLVSGGWLLMLSRWLYPWLRHGEGPKAAAQMFGHLNGNPVEVLSSLDWIGGAFYLLLLALPCGVLWKRTSLPVLLIGLPLVVVNLLSSSSSYRTLIHHYSLPLAVIAVVAAIDGLAAGERKGRSLSRKRRSLIVGWAILCWLALAKPWFFTGPYLDRLGMRQDATEAISLVPSRARVLSTSYLAPHLTQRQWIAFPKKQSEKLLTTGNWKALLLNPDDAGWGSTKTIQTDLLKQAHRNGWKCRKWSSGLELCLAPDGAQVPPLHNE from the coding sequence ATGAAGGGCAATAGCCAATCGTTGAAACTGCCGAATCAACTCTGGCTAATCAGTCTTCTGATCGGATTACTGGGATGGAGCTGTTCTGCTACCCGACATTGGCTGCTGCAAAGCAACGCCTACGACCTGGGGCTTTTTGATCAATGGGCTTGGTTGGTGAGCAAGGGTCTGCCACCGGTATCGACGATGGAAGGAGTCCACCTCCTGGCAGATCACGCCGCTTGGTGGCTCTATCTGAGTGGCGCGCTCTACGCCATCCAACCGTCACTGGATTGGTTACTGGCTTCCCAGGCCCTGGCGTTGAGCTTCACAGCAATTCCGATCTGGATGCTCGCAGCTCAGGCGCGACTGCCACGCAAACTCTGCTGGCTGGCTTGTCTGCTGTGGTGGCTTCAACCAGTGGTCTTCAACTGCAATCTGTTTGATTTCCACCCGGAAGTGTGGGGGATGCCTGTGCTGGCACTTGCTCTCTGGGCTGAGAGGGCGGGTCGTCCAATCCTGTGGATCACGTTGCTGCTGAGTCTGCTGGGATTCAGAGACGGACTACTGCTGATCATTGCCGGCATGGCGATCGAACAAGCCTGGCGACGTCGCTGGCGCTGGAGCACAGCTGCCACCTTGGTGTCAGGAGGTTGGCTGTTGATGCTCAGCCGCTGGCTTTATCCCTGGCTGCGTCATGGCGAAGGACCCAAAGCAGCAGCACAGATGTTTGGACACCTAAATGGCAACCCGGTTGAGGTCCTCAGCAGTCTCGACTGGATCGGAGGAGCTTTTTACCTCCTGCTCCTTGCACTCCCATGCGGTGTTCTCTGGAAACGCACATCTTTACCGGTGTTGCTGATCGGATTGCCTCTGGTTGTTGTCAATCTGCTTTCTTCATCCAGCAGCTATCGCACGCTGATTCATCACTACAGCCTGCCGCTTGCTGTCATCGCCGTTGTTGCTGCCATCGACGGCCTTGCCGCAGGCGAGAGGAAAGGCCGATCCCTATCGCGCAAGCGCCGTTCTCTCATCGTGGGATGGGCAATTCTCTGCTGGCTGGCATTAGCCAAACCTTGGTTCTTCACGGGGCCTTACCTTGACCGGCTCGGCATGCGTCAGGACGCGACAGAAGCCATCAGCCTCGTGCCCTCTCGCGCACGCGTGTTGAGTACCAGTTACCTGGCACCTCATCTAACTCAACGCCAATGGATTGCCTTCCCGAAAAAACAATCCGAAAAACTGCTGACAACCGGCAACTGGAAGGCATTACTGCTGAATCCAGATGATGCCGGTTGGGGTTCAACCAAAACAATCCAGACAGACTTACTCAAGCAAGCGCATCGCAATGGCTGGAAATGCCGGAAGTGGTCTTCTGGCCTGGAACTCTGTCTGGCACCCGACGGAGCACAAGTGCCCCCGCTTCACAATGAATGA
- a CDS encoding glycosyltransferase family 39 protein, with the protein MNHNGTAKPALLWLLTLFLWLPGLGNQPLRDWDEGRVASVARSTISRWDWGSAGGDWLLAWKWDEAYLNKPPGLHWLIGASTQFFGDNEWAVRLMPCLIASLAIPLLLLLRRQLGGHGAENKAMLAALILMTVMPMARHGRLAMLDGSLVTSVLLLWTGWLSSRSTPWHGLLAGLGATGILMLKAPALVGFVLVTAGISVLDRRQSNWSATSLLWVCAGISPGLAWHIWHFAQRGSSALVMWGGQGFSRVAGVVGDSTGAFIMPITEVLEGGWPWLLLLPLGIRLAWQQRSDSAGRWELGLMMGSAALVLPLRSQLPWYSHLLWPAIALLCAEGLHHVLVSGRPRWIVKIWLLIGAALLLASLIIFLSSKTMAVPRLAVVCAGSGLLLGGQQLIQATQQQRWRGLITLLIGWGSALLALWHSQLWLWELNESWDPRPVANAIRELPADAKVVLDGPTRPSMGWYANRKMLQDTDQIHGEYWVVSQQAPKGCAVDGAELKSSQGKDPWQLWYCPFNPENIEEGHEGQ; encoded by the coding sequence TTGAACCATAACGGAACCGCAAAGCCTGCGCTGTTATGGCTCCTCACCCTGTTCCTTTGGCTACCTGGTCTAGGAAACCAGCCACTGCGCGACTGGGATGAAGGCAGGGTCGCCAGCGTGGCTCGCTCCACAATCTCCCGATGGGATTGGGGGTCTGCCGGAGGCGACTGGTTGTTGGCCTGGAAATGGGACGAGGCTTATCTCAACAAGCCTCCTGGCCTGCACTGGCTGATCGGAGCATCCACTCAGTTCTTCGGCGACAACGAGTGGGCCGTGAGGCTGATGCCATGCCTGATCGCCAGCCTCGCCATCCCCTTGTTGCTGCTGCTGCGTCGTCAGCTGGGAGGTCATGGGGCAGAGAACAAGGCCATGCTTGCCGCCTTGATCTTGATGACGGTGATGCCCATGGCACGCCATGGGCGGCTAGCAATGCTGGACGGGAGCCTCGTGACCAGCGTTCTACTGCTTTGGACCGGTTGGCTTAGCAGCCGTTCTACGCCTTGGCATGGATTACTGGCAGGACTGGGAGCCACCGGAATCTTGATGCTGAAGGCGCCTGCACTGGTTGGGTTCGTGCTGGTCACAGCAGGTATTAGCGTCCTGGATCGGCGCCAAAGCAACTGGAGCGCCACTTCACTTCTCTGGGTTTGCGCAGGAATCAGCCCGGGGCTTGCCTGGCATATTTGGCACTTCGCTCAAAGAGGTAGTTCTGCGCTCGTGATGTGGGGCGGACAGGGCTTCAGTCGTGTAGCTGGTGTGGTGGGAGACAGCACCGGTGCTTTCATCATGCCGATCACTGAGGTGCTCGAGGGAGGCTGGCCATGGCTGCTCCTGCTTCCCCTTGGCATCAGGTTGGCCTGGCAACAGCGAAGTGACTCAGCTGGACGCTGGGAACTGGGTCTGATGATGGGAAGCGCTGCGCTGGTGCTGCCGCTGCGCAGCCAACTGCCCTGGTACAGCCACCTTCTCTGGCCTGCCATTGCTTTGCTCTGTGCCGAAGGTCTACATCACGTACTGGTCTCCGGCAGACCCCGATGGATTGTCAAAATTTGGCTGCTGATTGGAGCAGCTTTGCTGCTTGCAAGTTTGATCATATTTCTCAGCAGTAAGACCATGGCAGTACCGCGATTGGCTGTGGTCTGCGCCGGGAGCGGCCTCCTCTTGGGAGGCCAACAACTGATTCAAGCAACGCAACAACAGCGATGGCGTGGGCTCATCACACTGCTCATAGGGTGGGGTTCTGCCCTGCTTGCGCTTTGGCACAGCCAACTTTGGCTCTGGGAGCTGAATGAGAGCTGGGACCCTCGACCAGTTGCCAACGCAATCCGGGAGCTACCAGCCGACGCCAAGGTCGTCCTCGATGGACCCACACGACCGTCGATGGGCTGGTATGCGAATCGAAAAATGCTGCAGGACACTGACCAAATCCATGGCGAATACTGGGTAGTGAGTCAACAAGCTCCCAAGGGATGCGCAGTAGACGGGGCGGAACTGAAATCAAGTCAAGGGAAGGACCCTTGGCAGCTCTGGTACTGCCCATTCAATCCAGAGAACATCGAGGAAGGCCATGAAGGGCAATAG
- the cysK gene encoding cysteine synthase A encodes MPIASDITALVGRTPLVRLNRLPQAFGCKAEIVAKLESFNPTASVKDRIAGAMVEAAEESGTIKPGSTVLVEPTSGNTGIALAMVAAARGYRLILTMPDTMSTERRSMLRAYGAELQLTPGNEGMQGAIALARELVDEIPGAYLLQQFDNPANPAVHAASTAEEIWQDTEGRLDALVAGVGTGGTITGCARVLRSRQRDLQVIAVEPAASSVLSGGAAGPHRIQGIGAGFVPPVLERELIDEVIAVTDEEAMELGRRLAREEGLLCGVSSGAAVAAALKLGQRSAMAGRRIVVILASFGERYLSTPMFSAASVLPARRDGQL; translated from the coding sequence ATGCCGATCGCTTCTGATATCACTGCGTTGGTAGGTCGTACACCTTTGGTGCGGCTCAATCGTCTTCCTCAGGCTTTCGGCTGCAAGGCTGAAATCGTTGCCAAGCTTGAGAGCTTTAACCCCACTGCTTCGGTCAAAGACCGAATCGCAGGCGCCATGGTTGAGGCCGCTGAGGAAAGCGGAACAATTAAGCCTGGCAGCACAGTGCTGGTGGAACCAACTAGCGGCAATACCGGCATTGCTTTGGCGATGGTTGCAGCAGCGCGCGGTTATCGCCTCATTCTCACCATGCCCGACACCATGAGCACGGAGCGGAGATCAATGCTGCGTGCTTATGGCGCGGAATTACAGCTCACGCCAGGCAATGAAGGGATGCAGGGTGCGATTGCTCTCGCCAGGGAGTTGGTTGACGAGATTCCTGGAGCGTATCTGCTTCAGCAATTTGATAACCCTGCCAATCCCGCTGTACATGCTGCGTCAACGGCGGAGGAAATCTGGCAGGACACCGAAGGGCGTTTGGATGCCCTGGTGGCGGGGGTGGGGACAGGAGGAACCATCACCGGTTGTGCCCGGGTGCTGCGTAGCCGGCAGCGGGATCTTCAGGTGATTGCAGTGGAGCCAGCTGCCAGTTCGGTGCTGTCCGGTGGAGCGGCGGGTCCTCATCGCATCCAGGGAATCGGTGCCGGCTTTGTTCCTCCGGTGCTGGAGCGGGAACTCATCGATGAGGTCATTGCTGTGACCGATGAGGAAGCCATGGAGCTTGGCCGGCGTCTGGCCAGAGAGGAGGGACTGCTCTGCGGAGTGAGCAGCGGAGCAGCTGTTGCAGCAGCCTTAAAGCTGGGCCAGCGTTCAGCGATGGCCGGTCGCCGAATCGTGGTGATTCTTGCCAGCTTCGGCGAGCGTTATCTTTCGACTCCGATGTTCAGTGCTGCATCTGTTCTGCCGGCGCGCAGGGATGGTCAGCTTTGA
- a CDS encoding DUF2079 domain-containing protein: protein MQNSDSYSVNYWKSIVWLASGFWALTFLLQIWRLESLSASYDQALFLQELWSTAQGRPFESSLSSVLSGPVQVGGALPWVNYLHLGQHANFLTLAVSPLVALLGALALPLVQVSTLTVAGLLLWRIASRRLPAELALRLTLAYFLSGAVIGPVLENFHDLIWLPLLGFLVVEGLLERRIWQVLISASLLLLVREDSGLLLFSLGFWALVRRSDVRWWGLGLMIASFAWVLLVTGWIQPSVDSSLADRFLTEKFGHLVDDPSGGTFSVLITILRRPFAVLLALVSPPFATLGFLLALSLPLFFVPLVSVDAALLVSGPLFVALVSQGQTALAINLRYVLALVPGLYLGSVLWWESHPQAWQRRRCRPLWTGALSLCLVLTVVGNPHRSLSAIIPDSFVPWAYVSPQTMLERREAAKKALAKVPKGVSVAADTPLLPLLAQREELIRFPQSVRFIDRKGLQKSVEYVVTFPGYYSPLAPVFKKEKEQQAKILDYVRILTTDFDYQLIHCHGGALVLRRGRSELQTNSSNPVNCDIL, encoded by the coding sequence ATGCAGAACTCTGATTCCTACTCAGTCAATTATTGGAAATCCATCGTTTGGCTTGCTTCGGGCTTCTGGGCTCTAACTTTCCTTCTTCAGATTTGGCGCCTCGAGAGTCTTAGTGCCAGTTATGACCAAGCCCTGTTTTTGCAAGAGCTTTGGTCAACAGCTCAAGGTCGACCATTTGAAAGCAGTCTCTCATCAGTTCTTTCAGGGCCGGTACAGGTTGGGGGTGCGTTGCCCTGGGTGAATTATCTGCATCTTGGTCAACATGCCAATTTTTTGACGTTGGCGGTTTCCCCGTTGGTGGCATTACTAGGTGCCTTGGCACTTCCACTGGTGCAGGTGTCGACACTCACTGTTGCTGGTTTGTTGTTGTGGCGCATTGCATCGCGTCGTTTGCCGGCAGAGCTCGCTTTACGGTTGACTTTGGCTTATTTCCTAAGTGGGGCTGTGATTGGCCCTGTTCTCGAAAATTTTCATGACCTGATCTGGTTGCCTTTGTTGGGTTTTTTGGTGGTCGAGGGCTTGCTTGAACGTCGAATTTGGCAGGTGCTGATCTCGGCTTCTCTTTTGTTGCTCGTACGCGAGGACAGTGGCCTTTTGTTGTTTTCCCTTGGTTTCTGGGCGTTGGTGCGTCGTTCCGATGTGCGTTGGTGGGGATTGGGTTTGATGATTGCTTCATTTGCATGGGTTCTCTTGGTAACAGGTTGGATTCAGCCATCAGTTGACTCTTCACTGGCTGATCGTTTTCTGACGGAGAAATTTGGTCACCTAGTCGATGACCCTTCAGGAGGAACTTTCAGTGTATTGATCACTATTTTGCGCCGTCCTTTTGCAGTGTTACTCGCGTTGGTATCTCCACCTTTTGCAACGCTTGGATTCTTGTTGGCACTCAGCTTGCCTTTGTTTTTCGTCCCCCTTGTCTCGGTGGATGCAGCGCTTTTGGTTTCAGGACCGTTGTTTGTTGCTTTGGTTTCCCAAGGACAGACGGCTTTGGCAATCAATTTGCGTTATGTATTGGCACTTGTTCCTGGCCTTTATCTGGGATCTGTGCTGTGGTGGGAATCTCATCCACAGGCATGGCAACGTCGACGTTGTCGTCCTTTGTGGACAGGAGCTCTAAGCCTCTGCCTGGTTCTTACTGTCGTCGGTAATCCTCATCGGAGTTTGTCGGCAATTATTCCCGATAGTTTTGTCCCTTGGGCGTACGTTTCTCCTCAAACAATGTTGGAGAGACGCGAGGCAGCTAAGAAAGCGCTTGCAAAGGTTCCAAAAGGAGTCAGCGTTGCAGCGGATACACCGTTGCTCCCACTTTTAGCCCAGAGAGAAGAATTGATCCGCTTCCCGCAGTCTGTGCGATTTATAGACAGGAAGGGTCTGCAAAAGTCAGTTGAATATGTTGTGACATTCCCTGGCTACTATTCACCATTAGCACCAGTCTTCAAAAAAGAGAAAGAGCAGCAGGCCAAAATTCTAGACTATGTTCGTATATTGACGACTGACTTTGACTATCAGCTAATTCATTGCCATGGCGGAGCATTGGTGCTTCGCCGAGGTCGAAGCGAGTTACAGACTAATTCCAGTAATCCTGTCAATTGCGATATACTTTAA
- the psbD gene encoding photosystem II D2 protein (photosystem q(a) protein) has protein sequence MTIAVGRAPQRGWFDVLDDWLKRDRFVFVGWSGILLFPTAYLAIGGWLTGTTFVTSWYTHGIASSYLEGCNFLTAAVSTPADAMGHSLLLLWGPEAQGDFVRWCQLGGLWAFVALHGAFALIGFMLRQFEIARLVGIRPYNAIAFSGPIAVFVSVFLMYPLGQSSWFFAPSFGVAAIFRFLLFLQGFHNWTLNPFHMMGVAGILGGALLCAIHGATVENTLFEDGEQANTFKAFEPTQEEETYSMVTANRFWSQIFGIAFSNKRWLHFFMLFVPVMGLWTSSIGIIGLALNLRAYDFVSQEIRAAEDPEFETFYTKNILLNEGLRAWMAPADQPHENFVFPEEVLPRGNAL, from the coding sequence ATGACGATCGCTGTAGGACGCGCGCCACAGCGGGGATGGTTTGACGTCCTCGATGACTGGCTCAAGCGCGACCGCTTCGTTTTTGTCGGCTGGTCCGGCATTCTTCTCTTCCCAACGGCCTACTTGGCCATCGGTGGCTGGCTCACAGGCACCACCTTTGTCACCTCCTGGTACACCCACGGCATTGCCTCGTCGTACCTGGAAGGTTGCAACTTCCTGACTGCTGCTGTGTCCACCCCCGCTGATGCGATGGGTCACAGCCTTCTGTTGCTCTGGGGCCCTGAAGCCCAGGGTGATTTCGTTCGCTGGTGTCAGCTCGGCGGCCTCTGGGCCTTCGTTGCACTGCACGGTGCTTTCGCACTGATCGGCTTCATGCTGCGTCAGTTCGAGATTGCCCGTCTGGTCGGCATCCGCCCTTACAACGCCATCGCCTTCTCCGGCCCGATTGCGGTGTTCGTCAGTGTCTTCCTGATGTACCCCCTCGGCCAGAGCAGCTGGTTCTTCGCGCCCTCCTTCGGTGTGGCAGCGATCTTCCGCTTCCTCCTCTTCCTGCAGGGCTTCCACAACTGGACCCTCAACCCCTTCCACATGATGGGCGTCGCCGGCATCCTCGGCGGTGCACTGCTTTGCGCCATTCACGGTGCAACGGTGGAAAACACCTTGTTTGAGGATGGTGAGCAGGCCAACACCTTCAAGGCGTTCGAGCCCACCCAGGAAGAAGAGACCTATTCGATGGTCACCGCCAACCGCTTCTGGAGTCAGATCTTTGGTATCGCCTTCTCCAACAAGCGCTGGCTGCACTTCTTCATGCTGTTCGTGCCTGTGATGGGTCTGTGGACCAGCTCCATCGGCATCATCGGTTTGGCCCTCAACCTGCGCGCCTATGACTTCGTGTCACAGGAAATCCGCGCTGCAGAAGATCCCGAATTTGAGACCTTCTACACCAAGAACATCCTTCTGAATGAAGGTCTGCGTGCCTGGATGGCACCGGCTGACCAGCCGCACGAAAACTTCGTCTTCCCTGAAGAGGTTCTGCCTCGCGGTAACGCTCTCTGA
- a CDS encoding iron uptake porin — MKLFKQLLVAPAALGLLAPMAAGATEVNVAGVSDYASVSHGTAASEQVTSINQFNDVFPTDWAYQALSNLIERYGCVAGYPNGTFRGNRAMTRFEAAALLNACLDRVTEVTDELKRLMKEFEKELAIVKGRVDGLEARVGELEATQFSTTTKMSGTATFVIGSNSYGGDAKVDKQFGRSNALTGPGGREKMSDIANYSLGATTFNYDYKLDLDTSFTGKDLLRTRIRTGNFTGTAFGFDGSTGISSALGGTYLTPSSLEVAFDESDTLKIDRLFYQFPVGSDFTITAGGKVRQDDMLAVWPSAYPSDTILDYFTYAGAPGAYSLNLGAGAGVWWTNDGFSISANYVSSNGNSSNPRSGGIATDGAAGTGTVQLAYADSNWGLAAAYNYSSKNWGSVFEATGTPLAANVGTLGNTNSFGLSTWWQPEQSGWVPSVSAGWGLSSTSGASDSTLLGYEFDSATSQSWYVGLQWSDVFLKGNNAGMAVGQQAFVTGIDLSGNAVDGISSSTAEEQLARDGQYAWEFWYQFQVTDNISVTPALFYLSRPLGSVTQGESFNQFGGLVKTTFSF, encoded by the coding sequence ATGAAATTGTTCAAGCAACTGCTGGTTGCTCCTGCTGCCCTGGGCCTGCTGGCTCCGATGGCTGCTGGCGCGACTGAAGTCAATGTTGCCGGTGTTTCTGATTACGCCTCTGTGTCCCATGGCACGGCTGCTTCTGAGCAGGTCACCAGCATCAACCAGTTCAACGATGTCTTTCCGACTGACTGGGCTTATCAGGCTCTTAGCAACCTGATCGAGCGCTACGGCTGTGTTGCCGGTTATCCCAACGGCACTTTCCGTGGCAACCGTGCAATGACCCGCTTTGAAGCGGCTGCACTGCTGAACGCCTGTCTCGACCGCGTCACCGAAGTGACCGACGAGCTCAAGCGTCTGATGAAAGAGTTCGAAAAAGAACTCGCCATCGTGAAGGGCCGTGTTGATGGTCTGGAAGCCCGCGTTGGCGAACTGGAAGCAACCCAGTTCTCCACCACAACAAAGATGAGTGGAACAGCCACCTTTGTGATCGGCTCCAACAGCTATGGCGGCGATGCCAAGGTCGACAAACAGTTTGGTAGATCCAACGCTTTGACAGGCCCTGGCGGCAGGGAAAAGATGTCAGATATTGCCAACTATTCACTCGGCGCCACCACCTTTAATTACGACTATAAGCTTGATCTTGATACCAGCTTCACTGGTAAAGATCTGCTGCGTACACGTATCAGGACTGGCAACTTCACCGGTACTGCGTTCGGTTTTGACGGCTCGACCGGAATTTCCAGTGCGTTAGGCGGTACTTACCTGACACCTTCCAGCTTGGAAGTTGCTTTTGATGAGAGTGACACCCTTAAAATTGATCGTCTCTTCTACCAATTCCCTGTAGGTAGTGATTTCACGATCACAGCTGGTGGCAAGGTGCGCCAAGACGACATGCTGGCTGTTTGGCCAAGTGCTTATCCCTCAGATACCATCCTTGATTACTTCACCTATGCAGGTGCGCCAGGTGCTTACAGCCTGAATCTCGGTGCTGGTGCTGGTGTCTGGTGGACGAACGATGGTTTCAGTATTAGCGCGAACTACGTTTCCTCTAACGGAAATTCCAGTAATCCAAGATCCGGAGGTATCGCAACCGACGGAGCTGCGGGCACAGGTACTGTTCAACTCGCTTATGCCGATAGCAACTGGGGACTTGCCGCTGCTTACAACTACAGCTCCAAGAATTGGGGATCTGTCTTTGAAGCGACCGGGACGCCTTTGGCTGCAAATGTGGGCACTTTGGGGAATACCAACAGTTTCGGGTTGAGTACTTGGTGGCAGCCTGAGCAATCCGGCTGGGTCCCCTCTGTCAGCGCAGGTTGGGGACTTAGCTCCACTTCTGGCGCAAGCGACAGCACACTTTTGGGTTACGAATTTGATTCTGCAACCTCTCAGTCCTGGTATGTGGGTCTTCAGTGGAGTGACGTCTTCCTGAAGGGCAACAACGCAGGTATGGCTGTTGGCCAGCAAGCGTTCGTGACTGGAATTGATCTCTCCGGCAACGCCGTTGATGGAATTTCCTCTTCCACTGCTGAAGAGCAACTGGCGCGCGATGGTCAGTATGCCTGGGAATTTTGGTATCAGTTCCAGGTTACCGACAATATCTCTGTGACCCCAGCTCTTTTCTATCTGAGTCGTCCTCTGGGCTCCGTCACTCAGGGTGAGAGCTTCAATCAGTTCGGCGGTCTGGTGAAGACCACCTTCAGTTTCTGA
- a CDS encoding DUF2079 domain-containing protein, with product MALFPEPSRYPMRAPALRSVSWPRSVLLLASGFWVVTFLIQIWRLESLSATYDQALFLQELWSTSQGRPFESSLSSVLSGAVTSDGALPSVNYLHLGQHANFLTLTVSPLVVLMGRWALPFVQVSALTAAGLLLWRIASRRLDSEVAFRITVAYFLSGAVLGPAIENFHDLIWIPLLGFLVVEGLMERRQWQVLLSAVFLLLVREDSGLVLFSLGLWALMRRPRERYWGVALMLASLGWVLLITGWIQPAVDSSLADRFLAEKFGHLVEDPSRGTVALMLAMLREPLAVLQALVSPPGATLGFVLALTLPLLFIPLLSLDALLLVSAPLFVALVSQGRTALAVTLRYVLALVPGLYLGAVLWWQAHPLAWHQRQVRMVWTGAVTLGLVLTIVGNPHRSFSAVIPDSFVPWIHVPPKTMLHRREAALKAVAYVPDGASVSADTPLLPLLAQREELIRFPNSVQFKDRKGAVRSVDYVVTFPGYYTPLAPVFKHERRVQIKIRDQVQELLAKGDYKLIHCEAGALVLRRVPDRVPGQKTTSGIFSHCDALA from the coding sequence ATGGCCTTATTCCCCGAACCAAGCCGTTATCCGATGCGCGCTCCCGCTCTGAGGTCTGTGAGTTGGCCCAGATCTGTACTGCTGCTCGCCAGCGGCTTTTGGGTGGTCACTTTTCTCATTCAGATTTGGCGCCTTGAGAGCCTCAGCGCCACTTATGACCAGGCTCTGTTTCTTCAGGAGCTTTGGTCAACGTCCCAGGGACGACCGTTCGAAAGCAGTTTGTCTTCGGTGCTTTCCGGAGCTGTGACGAGTGATGGTGCACTCCCCTCGGTGAATTACCTCCACCTTGGTCAGCACGCGAATTTCTTGACTCTGACGGTCTCCCCGTTGGTGGTTTTGATGGGTCGCTGGGCCTTGCCCTTCGTTCAGGTTTCGGCCCTCACTGCTGCTGGGCTGCTGCTTTGGCGAATCGCATCACGCCGTTTGGATTCTGAGGTCGCCTTCAGGATCACAGTGGCCTACTTCCTCAGTGGGGCCGTTCTCGGTCCTGCGATTGAGAATTTTCACGATCTGATCTGGATTCCTCTGCTTGGTTTCCTCGTGGTGGAAGGCCTGATGGAACGACGTCAGTGGCAGGTTTTGCTGTCAGCTGTGTTCCTGTTGCTGGTGCGCGAGGACAGCGGCCTGGTTCTGTTCTCTCTGGGTCTGTGGGCCCTAATGCGCCGCCCCCGTGAGCGTTATTGGGGCGTTGCTCTGATGCTTGCATCGTTGGGATGGGTCTTGCTCATCACAGGTTGGATCCAACCGGCTGTGGATTCTTCTTTGGCTGATCGCTTCCTCGCAGAGAAGTTTGGTCATCTTGTCGAGGATCCGTCTCGAGGCACGGTTGCCCTGATGCTCGCGATGCTCCGTGAGCCCCTGGCGGTACTTCAGGCACTTGTTTCACCGCCTGGCGCCACGCTCGGTTTCGTGCTTGCCCTCACGTTGCCGCTGCTATTCATCCCTCTTCTTTCCCTGGATGCTCTGTTGCTGGTCTCAGCACCACTGTTTGTTGCCCTTGTTTCGCAAGGACGCACCGCTCTTGCCGTCACGCTGCGCTACGTCCTGGCTCTTGTGCCTGGCCTCTATCTGGGCGCCGTGTTGTGGTGGCAAGCGCACCCACTGGCCTGGCATCAGCGCCAAGTGCGCATGGTCTGGACTGGTGCGGTGACTCTCGGGCTTGTTCTCACAATTGTTGGTAACCCTCACCGAAGTTTCTCTGCGGTGATTCCTGACAGCTTTGTTCCCTGGATTCATGTCCCACCGAAGACCATGCTCCACCGACGCGAAGCAGCACTGAAGGCGGTGGCCTATGTGCCAGATGGGGCAAGTGTTTCAGCGGATACACCTTTGCTTCCGCTTTTAGCTCAGCGGGAAGAGTTGATTCGTTTCCCGAATTCAGTGCAATTCAAGGATCGGAAGGGTGCGGTGCGTTCAGTGGACTATGTCGTTACTTTCCCCGGTTACTACACACCCTTGGCGCCAGTTTTCAAACATGAGCGACGTGTGCAGATCAAAATTCGCGATCAGGTTCAAGAATTGCTTGCCAAAGGCGATTACAAGCTCATTCATTGTGAAGCGGGGGCACTTGTGCTCCGTCGGGTGCCAGACAGAGTTCCAGGCCAGAAGACCACTTCCGGCATTTTCAGCCATTGCGATGCGCTTGCTTGA
- a CDS encoding ABC transporter ATP-binding protein — protein sequence MSSDQQTARAGLRFERVSYSWPCGTKALDRCSFEVPGPGLWMLVGSNGSGKSTLFRMISGLISPQSGLVCHHLRPALVFQNPDHQLLLPSCGSELLLNLPLGLSRHEQRHRIHRLMEQVGLAGMAGRPIHTLSGGQKQRLAIAGALASEATLLLLDEPTALLDPTSQSAILSTVQQLCHRSSSPLTALWITHRLGELDHADGAARMERGRVGGWQNGPALRRRLEPLAGRHG from the coding sequence ATGAGCTCGGATCAACAGACCGCGCGGGCAGGGCTGAGGTTCGAACGAGTGAGCTACAGCTGGCCCTGCGGCACAAAAGCTCTGGACCGCTGCAGTTTCGAGGTACCGGGCCCTGGACTTTGGATGCTCGTTGGCAGCAATGGCAGCGGCAAAAGCACCTTGTTCAGAATGATCAGCGGCCTGATCAGTCCTCAGTCGGGCCTTGTTTGCCATCACCTAAGACCAGCCCTGGTCTTCCAGAATCCAGACCATCAGTTGTTATTACCCAGCTGCGGCAGCGAGCTTCTGCTCAATCTGCCTCTCGGCTTGAGCCGTCATGAACAACGGCACAGAATCCATCGACTGATGGAGCAGGTCGGGCTTGCAGGGATGGCGGGCCGTCCGATTCACACCCTGAGCGGAGGGCAGAAGCAACGCCTGGCCATCGCCGGCGCGCTGGCCAGTGAAGCAACACTTCTGCTTCTCGATGAGCCAACAGCTCTGCTGGATCCCACCAGTCAGTCAGCCATCTTGAGCACGGTCCAACAGCTCTGCCACCGTTCCAGCTCTCCGTTAACAGCTCTCTGGATCACCCACCGACTAGGCGAGCTGGACCATGCTGATGGAGCTGCCCGGATGGAGCGAGGACGAGTCGGGGGATGGCAGAACGGTCCAGCGCTGCGAAGACGACTTGAACCCCTTGCCGGACGGCATGGCTGA